From the genome of Candidatus Dependentiae bacterium, one region includes:
- the raiA gene encoding ribosome-associated translation inhibitor RaiA — MNKKITFQNMESTKALELHAEDKLEKILEILKIDKMPTPVNLEIWLKAQKLHPNHVAEIHLKTPRFDLYSHESGKDMYVAIDCAVDKIILLYKKAKEKESDKKHKVETEKKAFSDDKYTLGD; from the coding sequence ATGAATAAAAAAATAACTTTTCAAAATATGGAATCTACAAAAGCACTCGAACTTCACGCAGAAGATAAGTTGGAAAAAATTTTAGAAATTTTAAAAATAGATAAAATGCCAACTCCTGTAAATTTGGAAATTTGGCTAAAAGCTCAAAAATTGCATCCAAACCATGTTGCAGAAATTCATCTTAAAACTCCTAGATTTGACCTGTATTCACATGAAAGCGGCAAAGATATGTATGTTGCGATTGATTGTGCTGTAGATAAAATAATTTTGTTATACAAAAAGGCAAAAGAAAAAGAGTCTGACAAAAAGCATAAAGTTGAAACGGAAAAAAAGGCTTTTTCGGATGATAAGTATACTTTAGGCGACTAA